CCGCCCATTTTTCTAAAGCACGAATTCCTGGTGTGGTTTTACGAGTATCTAACACCTTAGTTTTGGTTCCTTCTAACAAATTGGCAAAAAACTTAGTTTTGGTTGCAATAGCACTCATACGTTGCATTGCGTTTAGTACCAAACGTTCTGCCATTAAAATAGACTGTGATTTTCCTGATACATAAAAAACAATATCTCCGTACTTTACAGGTGATCCATCATTAATCAACGTTTCAACTTTTAAATCGGCATCTACATAGTTAAACACCATTTTAGCAAATTCTACTCCAGCTATTATACCTTCGTCTTTTACTAATAATTTTGCTTTTCCTGTTGCATCGGCAGGGATGCATGATAATGATGTATGGTCTCCATCTCCTATATCTTCTCTAATAGCATTTGCTATAATTAAATCTAACTCTTTATTAAATTGTTCTTGTGAAATCATAGTATTGAATTGTTGAGGTAAAAATACAATTATTTTTAGTTCTCTGTTTTGAGTTTACTGCTTATTGTTGTGTAATTTTTACCGTTTCTTTACTAACAAAATTCTAAACCTGTAACAGGTTGTTTTTCATTTTCTACTACTTTGTGTGTATGGTATGTGTTTGGTTTATTTTTAGCGTATTATCTTACACTTTTTACATCGTACATTTTGAAAAAACTCTGTCAATTCGAGTGAGTTTTATGATTGAAATGAGTAAAATTTGTATCGAGAATAAGAGTTATAGTGTTTAGATTAGTTCTCGATATTATTTTTCGTACCTCAAAATCACTCGAACTGACAGTTTCCTATATTCTTGTCTCTAAAGGCATCAACTGGTTTAATCTATTCGTTTTCTTTGCTTATCCAAAGAAAAGAATCAAAAGAAAAGACACTTTTTCTTAGGAATTTTTCAGTTTTCACTGAAAACCATTTGTCAAACTTTGCGTTGTTTTTTTCATTAAAAAAACAACTGAATTTCAAAGCTTTGACTGCATTATTCTTGAGAAAAAGAGTTATTGCGTTTAAATTAGTTTTCGATACTATTTTTCGTACCTCAAAATCACTCGAACTGACAGTCTCTTATATTCTTGTCTCTAAAGGCATCAACTGGTTTGACACTCTTGATTTATTTTCTTGCTTTTACGACTGTTTTTTACTCCTTCTTGTTTGTTTTTTATATTTTGCTATCTAAATACTAACCGAATTTTAAAACTTACGTGTTGTAAAGATTAAGAAATTTTCTTTCAACTTATAACTACTCTTATATCATGGCTATAAACTATCCTTTTGGTCTTCCGTTAAAACATAATTTTGCTGAATTTGTACACTACAACGGATTATTTCTTCCACATGAAACGGATAGAATTTTAAATTTATGGAGTGAGAATCAAAAAATTAAGGCTACGCTTAGCGGATCTGACACTTATGATGATGAGCTTAGAAAAAGCGATGTGATGTTTATTGAAAATACGCCTGAAACTGAATGGATTTACAACCGACTAGCGGGGTTGGCTATTCAGTGTAATAATGAACGATATTGGTTTGATTTATTGGGTTTTCATAACAATTTGCAATTGGCTAGCTATACTGAGGGTGATTTTTTTGATTGGCATTTGGATTTTGGTGCAGGTGAAATTTCTGATAGAAAACTGAGTATTTCCATGCAGTTATCTGACCCTGATGAGTATGAGGGTGGTGATTTACAGTTTATGCTGAATCAAAAAATTGTAAGTGCTCCCAGAGAGAAAGGTACCATCATTGTTTTTCCTTCTTTTATGATGCATCGTGTTACTCCTATTACCAAAGGGGTTCGTAAGTCTATTGTGGGTTGGGTTGCGGGACCTCCGTATAGATAGTGATTAGTTTTTAGTTTTTAGTTTTTAGTTATTAGTTGTTAAGAGTTCGTGATTTATTTCTATATAAAGTTCTTATGGTGTTACGGCAGTTGCCTTTGATAAAAAGGTCTGTGCCGTGGTGTCTGCGGAGCATGCCGTGATATTAGCGACCCGTGCCGTGGTGTCAACGGAGCACGCCGTGATATTAGCGACCTTGACAACTACACCTAAAGTCGTTAATGACACGTAACACTACTTTTATTACTTAAATAATTGAGCTTATGGGATTCCGTAAGAATGTATGCATACTTTGTGTTAGGTTCGCAGAAATTTATATTATTAATTAACAAATAACAGTAACTCGTTTTAAGAACTTTATAATACTCCTTGCTTTTGTTGGGGTAAATGATTTGAAGTTTGGGGTATAATGAGTTGTATTAATTAGACAAAAAAATGGAATTTAGAAATTCTAAAGATGCGTTGTTCTTTTTTTTAAGAGAGAAAAAAAAGTCTATTTTTTTAAGTAATGAATTAGGTATAATAATGATTATGTTGAGTTGTCTCCTTTGGCTTCTATCCTTCCATTTTAGTTATCAATTTTTGTTTTTCACAATAGCTATTCAAATTTCTTTCTTGTGTATTGGTTTTAAAATGATTTCGACAGAGAAATATAGACAATTAGAGGCTATAAATATGATTAAAAAAATTAATATTAAAAATAAAGATAGAGAAATATATTTTAATAAGATGTTTGAAAAGCTTCTCAGAGAGTATTCTTCTAAAGAAAAACATTTTGAAGAGAATCCAAAAAAACAAATAGAAATAATATTAAAAAAATTGAATAGTCTAAAACTAAATAGAACTGAAAAAACTGAATTAATTAATATGTTAAACTATTTTCTGTATAAACATTATGTTGGATAGTATTTTTGCATTTTTCATTAGACAACCCAGTTTAGGGAAAATTAAATTAGCATTATTTCCAATATTAATTGGAGGCCTAAGTTTAGACTGGTTTATTAAATATGATTTTGAAAGGAATCAATTTGAAGTCTCATCAGGTTCTGATGAAATATTGATTTCTATTTTGATGATAATTGTTTTTGTAATTATAATTTTCGCGAATCTATGGGATAGACATCGTGAAAGAAAAATTAATGACAAGAAAATAGAATTACTTAACAATCCAAATATTAGTGAAAAGATAAAAATGGAAATCTTACGTCAAATTAGCTGATAAAAATAAAACAGGTTTTATTACCTAAATAGTTGAACTTATGGAATTCCGTAAGAATGTATGTACTCTTTCTATTGGGTTCGCAGGGATTTATATTATTAATTAACAAATAACAGTAACTCGTTTTAAGGACTTAATGATTTCACTTGCTTTTGTTGAGGTAAATGAATTGAAGTTTGGGTATTATGAGTTGTATGCAATACGAAACAAAAAATCAATATGAGTACAAAAAAGAAAAACCCACTACTAGCTACACAAAGAGAAAAAGCGGGTTCTGAAACTTTTGAAAAATACTCTTATCAATATCATTGGGCATTATATCGGGTTTTAAATAATCATATTAAAACTGATGAATATGCTGTATTTATTGAACTTCACGAAGATGTTGTTATAAGTGACTCTTTAGATTCTTCAAAAGCTAAATTTGAATTTAATCAAGTCAAAACAACAAAAGGAAAATTAACCACATATCAACTAGTTCATAAGAAAAAAAATAACAAATGTGTATTAGGAAAACTAATAAGTAGTGGTTTTGAAAAGCCTTTTAAAGATAAAATATCTGAATTAAATTTAGTGGCTCTCAATGACTTCTCTCTTGACCTTAAAAAAAAAGGATTAAAACTTAATAAAATAACGTTAGACGACTTATCTAATACTCAATTTAAAGAATTAGAAAACGCTATAAAAAGAGAAATGGATATTTCAGCATTGCCTTCTAATATTCAATTTATCGTTCCTGAATTATCTGAAAGGAATTTTCAAAATGACGTGATAGCTTCAATTGCTAAACTTGTTTCTAATTTATTTCCTAATTCTCATTCTAGTCCTGTGGAAATATATCGATTATTAATTGACGAAGTTAACAGAAAAGGTAAAGTAACCTACGACTATACCAAATGGGATGATTTACTATCTAAAAAAGCTTTAACATCTATAACTGTAACAGAGGTAATTAATGCTTTTACAAGTATTAAGGACGAAAACAAAGTTGAAATCGAATTTTACTCAATCTGTTCTGAATTAGGACTTAATTCCATAAAATCAAAATTACTAAAACGTTCATTCAACAGATACCGAACTAAAAGAATAAGTAATAGTAGTACTCTTCAAATTGATACTACTAATTTTATTACTCAACAAATTCAAATCAACTTAGATAAAGAAATTGATGTTTTAGAAACATTAATTGAAAATGTAAAAAACCATATCCCTAAAAAACTCTTAAGACAATTTAATAACGAAACTGAAATAAAAAGTGCAATAATTTGTGAATATATAATGATGTCTTAAATGAGTAAAGAAAATTTTAAAATACTAATAAGAAACTTAAGAACTGTAAAGAATGCCAAACTTAAAATTCAAACGTCTGCTGATTCTATCAAATTCAACAAAAACAGCAAATCAATTCGAATTCAGCGAAACATTGAATCTAATAACGGCAATTGATAATAGTGTAGGAAAATCAACACTAGTAAAATTATTGTTTTGGGGAATAGGCTGTGAACCTACTTTAGATACAAGCTGGAGAACTACAGATAGCAAAACTATTGTAGAATTTACTGTTGATACAACACTTTACATTGTCAAACGGTATAAAAATAACATATCCCTAAAAACTGATAATAATGCATTTATTAATTATGATAAAATTACAGGAGAGTATTCTAAGAAGTTAGCTGGAATTTTAAAATTTAAAGCACTTCTTCCGAACAGAAATTCAGGTTTAATGGAAATTCCTCCACCTGCATTTTACTTTTTACCATTCTATATTGACCAAAAAAGAAGTTGGTCTAAAGCTTGGGATAACTTTGAAAAGTTAGAACAGTTCTCTAACTGGCGAAGTACGATTGTAAAATACCACGTTGGCTTACTTACTTCAAAACATTTTGAACTTGAAAACGATAAAGCACTAAAAAAAGATTCAAAAAAAACTATAGAAAACCAAATTGAAAAAATTGAAACAACTATAGAAATAGTTAAAGATTATATTCCTGAAATAGCAAATACTATAACTGAAACGAAAGAGTTTGAAGTATTAACAGAAGAAATCAAAATTGATTTAAGAAAATTACAAGAAGAGCAAGAAAAAATACTAAATAAATTAACCATATTGAATGGAGAGAGAGTATACCTTGAACAACAACAAGTAATTACAGAAAAAATCATATCTGAACTAGATAAAGATTATAAATTTACTATTGAGAATATAGAAGACGATGAAGTTGAGTGTCCATTATGTGGAGTAGTCCACGAAAACTCCATAATCAATAGAACATCAATAATGACTGATAAAAGTCAAGCTGAAAATCAATTAGAATCAATTTTAGCAGAACTTAACAAAGTAAACATAAAGCTAACCAAAGCGAACAGTAGCTTATCTAAAGCTAGAGAAAACATTAATCAAATCAACAAAAAGTATACTATAACTGAAGAAACTTCAAACTCTCAAGATTTAGCAAATAATGTTAAAAATATAAATATCAATTTTAATGACATAATTGAAAACATTGCTGGTAATTCAATTAAAAAAAATGTTTTAAAAGACAAAGCTGATAAAGTTAACTCTGTTGGTACATTAAAAAAAGATATTAGAGATATTCGTAAAAGACAAAAAAAATTAATCACCAATGAAGATGTTGAAGAAATAAATAATTCTTTTAGTTCTATTTTCTCAGATTATATAGAACTACTGGATGCTGAAGCTGTAAATATATCAGATATCAGATCTCCCTTAGATTACAACAAAGTTATCAAGGAAGGTGGAGCTGCAGAAGGTTCTAGGGCTATTTTAGCATACTATTTAAGTATCTTTACAATGGTTGAAACGTATGGAAATGAAGTTAAATCTGCTTTAGTTATTGACACTCCTAATCAACAAGAACAATCAGATACTAATTATGAAAAAATTGTAAACCTACTAACAAATAAAACATCCAGAAAAACGCAAATATTATTATGTGCAATGGAAAACGAACATTTAGAACAATTCAGAAAAAAAGCTAAAATAATAACTCTTACCAAAGAAAAATTAATGCTTAAATCAGAATATGAGAATGTTAAAAAGATATTTGAAAGAGTTAACCCAACTACCAACAATGCGTAAAAACATAAGGTGTTCCCATATTTACTTAAGAATCTGTATTTTTTATAAACCAAAAAAAACTATGAAAAGAAAACTATTTATAATGTTACTTTTAATTCAATGCTCTATTGTAAATTCTCAATCTTGTGAGAAAATAATGGAATTTGTAAAATCTAAAAGTTATGGTACCTCCTATACAAGTTATGATAGTGACGCAATTTCGAAAGTAACATTCTATTCTGTTTCTGAAAATTACAAAACTCTATATTTTGCAATTGTTTGTTTCAAAAAAAAATATTCTTATGGGTGCAATGAATATATTTATCAAGTAAGTTCAAACACTAAATTAAATTATTCATTAAACTACTTAAATAGCGCAGGAAAAGCATTCTGGAAATATATACATCCGCATAGGAAAAATTTGAATTGTTCACCTAATTTTAATTAAGATATTATACTAAACCTTCGAAAAACATTAACAATAAATAAAAACAAACTATGACTATAACAGATTTTAATGAAAAAGGCTTCATTTTATTTATGATTTATTACAGAGATAATGGACATCATATCATCAAATTTGATTATACTAATCAAACAATGAAAGATGAAATAAACAAAGAACCACACAAAATAGAAAGTTTTTATGGAGGGCTTCCTGATAACGAATTTAATGCCTTATTGAAAGGGAAGTCAAGAGAAGAAGCTATACATGAAATGATAATTTCATCATTAAATCATTCAAACCTTTTTAGTGAAAAAATAAATACAGATAGTTTAGAAAAAATAACATATCGCTTTTTTGATAAAGCAAAAAAAATAAATTAGAATTGACTTTTTTTCATATAAAGGGTAACAGTAGAAGAATCTAATAATTGTGATTTTAAAGAAGAACGCATTTCATATGGAATGCGTTAATAAAACTGTACAAAACAATGACTAAAAGTAATTAATGACTTATTTTTTTGCACGTAACAGGAATCGAACCTACACTATCTTGGTAACAAGCCCCTCTAGCATGTGGTTACCAACTTTAAGAGTTTATAAAACATTCGTAATTTTGCCACATGAAAATAAAACTACTCGCCATAGGCAAAACTGATAATAAGCAGTTACAGCAATTAATTGACGAATACCAAAACCGCTTAAAACATTACGTAAAGTTTGAGTTGGAGATTATTCCAGATATTAAAAACGTTAAAAACCTAAGCGAGGCACAACAAAAAGAAAAAGAAGGCGAGTTAATTCTGTCAAAATTACAACCTACCGACCAACTAGTTTTATTAGACGATAAAGGAAAGCAACATACTTCCATGGAGTTTTCTCAATATCTACAAAAGAAAATGAACTCAGGTATTAAACAATTGGTGTTGGTTATTGGCGGTCCTTATGGTTTTTCTGAAACCGTATATAGTAAAGCACAAGGAAAGTTATCGCTCTCTAAAATGACATTTTCTCACCAAATGATTCGTTTATTTATTGTAGAGCAAGTGTATCGTGGGTTTACTATTCTTCGTAACGAGCCTTATCATCACGAATAAGTATTGTAACATTATTTATTCACATCAAGTTTTATGTGAGTCAAAGCATTATGTTTTTTGCTTACTGAAAAACACAGTAAAAAACATGTTAAAAAGTTATTTTTTTTTCGCATTTAGCCATACTTTTGCGCCCCAAAAAAACAAAAACTTAATACCATAAAATTACAATGAAAACACTAAGATTCTTAGTCACTTTAACTTTTTTCATAACGTTTACTTGCCAACAAGTAAATGCTCAAGATGACATTAAAGCTTTAAAAGCTCAGGTAAAAAACAAGAAAGATCAAATTAGCGCTAATGAAGAAATTTTAGTGAGTGGAGTTGGTGCTTTAAAACGTGTAAAAGGAAATTTAGAGCGTTTTAAAACAAGTAAAAAAGCTACAAAACAAGAGGTAGAAAGAAAAGAAAAAATTGTTGCTAACATGCAACAAAGACTAAGCAAACTAAACAGTCAAATTGATTTACACAAGAAAGATTTGGCGTCTCTTGAAAGAAAATTAGCTAGAAAACTTAAAAAAGAAGAAACTAAGGAAGCAGAGGTAAAAGAGGAAGCTAAAGTGACTACTGCAAGCACTGGTCTTGTGGTATATGAAGATAATATAAGTGATGAGCAGAAAGAGGTTCTTTTACAAAAACAAAAGCTTGAAGAGGCTCGTAAGAAGTTAGACGAAGAAAGAAAAGCTAGAGAGCTTGCTTATTTAAAAGAACAAGAGGCTTTACGTTTAGAGGAAGAAAAACTAAAACAATTAAGCAACCAAATTAAGGCTAAGGAACAAAACATTAGTAAAGAGAAAAACACCTTAATAAGTGATCTTGAAGATGATATTAGCATTAACGAAGAAATTTTAATTAGTGGTAAAGAAGGTTTAGCTAAAATGAAATCTAAATTAGAAGAGGCTAAGAAAGATGCTTCTACTTCTAAAGAGAGTATAGAAAGAAAACAAGCTATTATCAACAAAATTGAAAATCGCTTATTAAAAATTGAAAATGAAATTGATGCTAAAAAGCAAGAGTTAGCAAAAATAAAAGGATAAAATTCCTGACTTCATACAATAAAAACTCCGAGCTTTTCGCTTGGAGTTTTTTGTTTTCTATAGATGTAGCTTTCTACCAAGAAACTGTTTTACAAAACTTATTGTATTTTAGTAATTCTTAGAATTTTAGAAGCTATGATTATTTACTAACCTATCTTTTTATTAACATGAAACACCCCCCGAATAAGCAAACTTGGTTACTCCTTACTCATTTATTTTTAATCGCCTTCATTACTTCGTGTTCAAACTCTAAAAACAAGGAAACACAAACTAACAACCCAAAACCTGTAGAGCACAAAGACTCCATAAGCATTGCAGATGGCAAACAGTTTATAAGTCAGCGTCACTTACATGAAAAAACCTATGGCGGTTTAAATTTTACTACCGAACAGCAATGGGACAGTTTAAACAACATTTCTTACAAACCTATAACTCATAAAAAAGGAAACGTACATCCTAATTACCGTACATTTGGCTGGCATGTATATTCCAACGGTTCTTCTTATAAAAGTTATAATTTTTCTATGCTTTGGGGAATTTCATACTTTTCTTATGCTCTTGATCCCAAAACAGGTAATTACAAAAGTATACACCAATGGAAAACTACTTCGTTAATCGACAGTGCTCAAACAAAAGGTTGTAAAGTCTTTTTGTCTGTTACAAACTTTGGAAGCGAAAACAATGCTGTGTTTTTAAATAATTCAAAAGCGCAAACAAGACTTATAGAAAATCTAGCTGAGTTACTTGCCTTAAGAAATGCTGATGGAATTAATATCGATTTTGAAGGGGTTGCTAAAGAAGATAGAAATCAACTTACACAGTTTATCATTCAGGTTTCAAAAAAGCTAAAAGAAAAGAATCCTAATTATAGTGTCTCTTTGTGTTTGTATGCTATTGACTGGAATAATGTATTTGATATTCCTGCTATCAATCCGCATATCGATTTTTACACGCTAATGGGGTACGATTACTACGGAAGTTTTAGTAAAACTACTGGTCCTGTAACTCCTTTTAAATACAGTAAAAAATTCGGGAATGGTTTAGAAGCCTCCGTTACTTATTATAAAAACAAGGGAGTGTCTCTAGATAAATTAATTGCGGGACTTCCTTATTACGGTGCTGAATGGTACACTAAAAAACCTGAAATGGGCGCTAAAGTAACGAAGTTCAAATCGCATCCTCGTTATTATACCATACGATATATATATATTGATTCTTTACAAATTCCCGTTAAGTTTGATCCTAAAAGTGCTTCTAGCTATCTAATTATCAAAGACAGCAACCATGAATATAGACAGCTATTTTTTGAAGATGTGCAGTCGCTTTCAATAAAATACGACTGGATAAAACGCAATAAAATAAGCGGTGTCGGTATTTGGGCACTGGGTTATGACAATGGCTATTCTCAACTGTGGGATTTGCTAGCTGAAAAGTTTTCTAAAGAGTAAAACGGTAACTTTTGAATAATAAAAAACTCCAAGGGTATCCTTGGAGTTTTTTTATTGTTTTTATGCAGTTGCTTTAGGTTTTCTAAACATTAACCAAAAACCGATCAACACTAGCGGAATACTTAACACCTGACCTGTGTTCAATGTATTGAACACCCAATCTTCTCTTCCTTCTACTTGTGCTTCTTTTAAGAATTCTATTACAAAACGTAACGACCATAATACCACCATAAACAGTCCGAATAAAAAGCCTGTTTGATTTTTCTTGTCTGTTTTCCAATAGAAATACCACAAAGCAAAGAATAGTACTAAATAACTAAATGCTTCGTATAATTGGGTTGGGTGACGTGGTACCGTCTCTCCTGCTCTTTTAAAGATGACACCAAAGCTGCTTCCTGTTGGTTTTCCGTAAATTTCAGAATTAAAGAAGTTTCCGAAACGGATAAAAAATCCTGCTAAGGCTACCATAATTCCTAATCTATCTAAGATAAACAACCATGGTTTTTGTAAGTGTTTCTTTGCGTAAAAGTACATGGCTATTGGAATTGCTATTGCTGCTCCATGACTTGCAAACCCTGTAAATCCTGTAAATTTCCATCCATCTAACAATCCGAATAAAGCCGAAGCTCCTTCTTGTTTTTTAAATGGTAATATGATTTCTAGTAAATGATTTTGGTAATAATCCCAACTGTAAAAGAATACATCTCCTAAACGCATTCCTATTAACATAGAAACGAATACGTACATAAATAACGGATCTAGTTTTTCAACAGCAATGTTATCGTTAATGTAAATCTTTTTCATTAATCGAAGTCCTAAAATAAACGCTGCTACAAACATTAAACTGTACCAACGAATACCAAAACCTCCTAAATTTATTATTTCTGGGTTCCAATCCCACACTATGGATAAAAAATTCATCTACTTTAATTTAGTTTTTGTTTCATTGTGAACCTTTCGGCTGTCAATTAAGGCAAGTTAAAATGAAATAATCTTAAGATTACTTCTTAATAAACTCCTCAATGACAATTATTATTTTTCTTTTTTCTCTGGAACAGGATCGTAACCGCTTCCTCCCCAAGGGTGACAACTGAAAATTCTTTTCAATGCCAACCAACCACCGTAAAACAATCCGTGTTTTTGTAACGCTTCAATTGTGTAGCTTGAACACGTTGGTGAATATCTACATGTTGCTGGTGTAAACGGAGATATGGCTGTTTGATAAAATCGAACTAGTAATATAAACGGATATGTTAGTATTTTTTTCAATTAGTTAACTGTAAACGTTGTTCCTTCTCTACCGTCTTTTAATTGAATACCTAATTCCAGTAATCTATCACGAATTTCATCAGATAATGCCCAATCTTTATTTTCACGTGCTTCTTTACGCATGCTAATTAACATTTCAACTACGCCACTTAGTTTGTCTGAATTATTTCCTTCTGAAGTTTCATTCATTAGTCCTAATACATCAAAAACAAACGCATTGATTGTATTTTTAAACACTTCTAAATCTTCGATAGTTAAACTCGCTTTTCCTTCTTTTATTTGATTGATAACTTTTACTGCTTCAAATAAATGTGATATTAATATTGGTGTATTAAAATCATCATTCATAGCATCGTAGCAGTCTTGTCTCCATTTTTGCACATCAAATGTGGAAGTAGTACCTGCTTCAATTTTGTCTAAGAAATCTACAGCTTCCATTAACTTCGCATGTCCTTTTTCAGCAGCTTCTAACGCTTCTCCTGAAAAATCTAAAATGCTTCTATAGTTAGCTTGCATATTGAAAAAACGAACTACACTTGCAGAAAACGGTTTTCCTAAGATGTTATTTTCTCCCGTTAAAATTTCATTTGGTAAAATAAAGTTCCCTGTTGATTTTGCCATTTTTTGACTGTTCAACAATAGCATGTTAGTATGCATCCAGTAGTTTACTGGCTTTACACCACTACAAGTTTGTGATTGTGCAATTTCACACTCGTGATGTGGGAATTTTAAATCCATTCCTCCACCATGAATATCGAATTGTTCACCTAAGTACTTTGTACTCATTACTGAACATTCTAAATGCCACCCTGGAAAACCATCACTCCAAGGTGAAGGCCAACGCATGATATGACGATCGTCGGCTTTTTTCCAAAGCGCAAAGTCTTGCGGGTTTCTTTTATCTGACTGTCCGTCTAACGCTCTTGTGTTATGAATAGCATCTTCAAATTTTCTACCAGAAAGAATACCGTAATTACCTGTTTCGTTATATTTTAACACATCAAAATATACTGAACCGTTTACTTCATAAGCAAAACCTTTATCCATGATTTCTTTAATCATTTCAATCTGCTCTACAATATGACCTGTAGCGGTAGGCTCTATACTTGGCGGTAAAAAGTTGTAGTTGTTTAATACATTATGGAAATCAACTGTATAACGTTGCACCACTTCCATCGGTTCGATTTCCTCCAGTCGTGCTTTTTTTGCAATTCTATCTTCTCCTTCATCTGCATCGTTTTCTAAGTGACCAGCATCCGTAATGTTACGTACATAACGCACCTTGTATCCAAGGTGTAATAAATAACGATACACCACATCAAAAAACATAAAAGTTCGTACGTTTCCTAAATGGGCGTTGCTATATACTGTAGGACCACATACATACATACCTACGCGTCCTTCGGTTACTGGTTTAAAAAGCTCTTTTGATTTGGTTAAAGAGTTATATATTTTAAGTTGATTTTCTTTGTATAATTCCATAGTAAAAATGACTATTTGCAATCGCTAATATAGGCACTTTATAAAGAATATAGAAAAAGAATTTGGCAGCAATTTTGTAGAAATAAAAAGTAATTTTGTTTGTATTTCTTATTGATTTTTAACTTTTAATTGACTGTATTTACCGTCTATTTCAATTTTCTTATCGTTTGATATTAAAATAAACTCTCCATTATATTCTACACTTCCATCTTTTAGTTTCTTAACCTTATTACTCTGAATATCGAATTTTTTGTTTATCCCTGCTAAATCAACTCCCGCATCTGAATAGCTTAAAAGTACTTTTAAATTATCATGGCTAGGATGAACTTTGGTAATGGTTAAGTTTCCAAACTTATTATTTACTTCAACATTACTATAAACATTGTTTACTACAAGTCCTGATGAATTAGAGTTTACAGTTGTATTAGTAACCGATGCTAATTGAGCATCGGTTACATTATTTAAGAACAACGTACAAGCGTTTAATGAATTTATATTTACTGGTGAAAATGAAATATTTAATTTTCCACCGTCAAGTGCGTCAGCTTTAAAGGTTCCATAACTAACCTTTCCTGAAGCTTTGGTTTTTGGTAGTTTTACTTTACAGTGACGTGTATTCAAGTCAAACGTTGCCGATTTTGGAACTTTTATCGTAATCTTCTTTGTAATTTTTACTTTTTTTCCATTAATCATAAGGTTATTGC
The nucleotide sequence above comes from Tenacibaculum singaporense. Encoded proteins:
- the yidD gene encoding membrane protein insertion efficiency factor YidD, whose product is MKKILTYPFILLVRFYQTAISPFTPATCRYSPTCSSYTIEALQKHGLFYGGWLALKRIFSCHPWGGSGYDPVPEKKEK
- the cysS gene encoding cysteine--tRNA ligase — translated: MELYKENQLKIYNSLTKSKELFKPVTEGRVGMYVCGPTVYSNAHLGNVRTFMFFDVVYRYLLHLGYKVRYVRNITDAGHLENDADEGEDRIAKKARLEEIEPMEVVQRYTVDFHNVLNNYNFLPPSIEPTATGHIVEQIEMIKEIMDKGFAYEVNGSVYFDVLKYNETGNYGILSGRKFEDAIHNTRALDGQSDKRNPQDFALWKKADDRHIMRWPSPWSDGFPGWHLECSVMSTKYLGEQFDIHGGGMDLKFPHHECEIAQSQTCSGVKPVNYWMHTNMLLLNSQKMAKSTGNFILPNEILTGENNILGKPFSASVVRFFNMQANYRSILDFSGEALEAAEKGHAKLMEAVDFLDKIEAGTTSTFDVQKWRQDCYDAMNDDFNTPILISHLFEAVKVINQIKEGKASLTIEDLEVFKNTINAFVFDVLGLMNETSEGNNSDKLSGVVEMLISMRKEARENKDWALSDEIRDRLLELGIQLKDGREGTTFTVN